A stretch of Chiloscyllium plagiosum isolate BGI_BamShark_2017 chromosome 41, ASM401019v2, whole genome shotgun sequence DNA encodes these proteins:
- the fbxo46 gene encoding F-box only protein 46, giving the protein MESNTFSRIRLWCPRPLGGYSGNKPCCISVKKMAGDARPKEGEASCPENLPPSTPGGPGGGGTAGDGQGEEGRVLLDTWYVIKPGNTKEKIAFFVAHQCSGGVGTGRTTNAVKVKGNWSTDGTKPKRRRKSREPVQEGPCPVRPMEQPGLSDRLCPPHPEGEACAQEADPPFSVAEMVARVERRAAAGEEVPAAPPARGPAPSPPPGQTENRGLGAAADSRRVAQAIARIESAQRGAGEGQEGEGVPAAGVGERAPCPPGEVRIAFRVASGDPRSPADSQAPGPGPGCIFMSCNHTVCGGGAVEKITCDLYHIVSPSSTTSSSLPDPNPGGLNSNGNHRHRGDGQARARPDVEMATAGVAEEPRAGGVPTEGAGGASSPTPASPPPLEKGSPRDCLNGFHVEVVVTGGVDHSVFFGREGPPGDKEDTVCVTVSGPAPDAKCLACEDPSPPPGQLFFLRPLPPADADSSAEPAPIGGSPDPKDSAVLLSPESEPPDAPLYCLYRHVSHDFLEIRFQIQRLLEPRQYLLLLPDHVTVKILSYLPTRALAALKCVCHHFKAVIEAYGVRATDSRWNRDPQYRDDPCKQCKKRYERGDVSLCRWHPKPYHHDLPYGRSYWMCCRRKDRDTPGCCVGLHDNNWVQPSDTLKKEEGR; this is encoded by the coding sequence ATGGAGTCCAACACCTTCTCCCGCATCCGGCTGTGGTGCCCCAGGCCGTTGGGCGGCTACTCCGGGAATAAGCCGTGCTGCATCAGCGTCAAGAAGATGGCAGGCGATGCCAGGCCCAAGGAGGGGGAGGCCTCGTGCCCCGAGAACTTGCCCCCATCGACTCCGGGGGGCCCGGGCGGTGGTGGCACTGCCGGGGACGGGCAGGGTGAGGAAGGCCGGGTCCTCCTGGACACGTGGTACGTCATCAAACCGGGCAACACCAAGGAGAAGATTGCCttctttgtggcacaccagtgCAGCGGAGGGGTTGGCACCGGACGGACCACCAACGCCGTCAAGGTCAAGGGCAACTGGAGCACGGACGGCACCAAACCCAAGAGGCGGCGCAAGTCTCGGGAACCGGTCCAGGAGGGGCCCTGTCCAGTCAGACCCATGGAGCAGCCTGGGCTCTCCGACAGGCTGTGCCCGCCCCATCCAGAGGGCGAGGCCTGCGCCCAGGAGGCTGACCCGCCCTTCTCAGTGGCCGAGATGGTAGCGCGGGTGGAGAGGAGGGCGGCCGCTGGTGAGGAGGTTCCAGCCGCCCCTCCGGCGCGAGGACCGGCGCCCTCCCCTCCCCCGGGGCAGACCGAGAACCGGGGGCTGGGCGCTGCTGCCGACTCGCGCCGGGTGGCCCAGGCCATCGCCCGGATCGAGTCAGCCCAGCGGGGGGCGGGGGAAggccaggagggggagggggtgccaGCGGCTGGGGTTGGGGAGCGGGCGCCGTGCCCGCCCGGGGAAGTCCGCATCGCCTTCCGGGTGGCCAGCGGTGACCCCCGCTCGCCAGCAGACTCCCAGGCCCCAGGCCCAGGCCCGGGCTGCATCTTCATGAGCTGCAACCACACGGTGTGCGGCGGGGGCGCAGTGGAGAAGATCACCTGCGACCTCTACCACATCGTCAGCCCCTCTTCGACCACCTCCTCGTCTCTGCCGGACCCCAATCCCGGGGGCCTCAACTCCAACGGTAACCACCGTCACCGCGGCGACGGCCAGGCCCGCGCCCGCCCGGACGTGGAGATGGCGACGGCCGGCGTAGCCGAGGAGCCACGGGCAGGCGGCGTCCCCACCGAGGGGGCGGGCGgtgcctcctcccccaccccagcgtcTCCCCCGCCCCTGGAGAAGGGCTCCCCCCGGGACTGCCTGAACGGTTTCCACGTGGAGGTGGTGGTCACCGGAGGCGTAGACCACTCGGTCTTCTTCGGCCGGGAGGGCCCGCCCGGCGACAAGGAGGACACGGTCTGCGTGACGGTGAGCGGGCCCGCGCCGGACGCCAAGTGCCTGGCCTGCGAGGACCCCTCTCCGCCGCCCGGCCAGCTCTTCTTCCTGAGGCCCCTCCCCCCAGCAGACGCCGACTCTTCGGCCGAGCCGGCTCCCATCGGCGGGTCACCGGACCCCAAGGACAGCGCCGTCCTCCTGAGCCCCGAGTCCGAGCCCCCGGACGCCCCGCTCTACTGCCTGTACCGCCACGTCTCGCACGACTTCCTGGAGATCCGCTTCCAAATCCAGCGGCTCCTGGAGCCCCGGCAGTACCTCCTGCTCCTGCCCGACCACGTGACAGTGAAGATCCTCAGCTACCTCCCCACCCGGGCCTTGGCGGCCCTGAAGTGCGTCTGCCACCACTTCAAGGCCGTGATCGAGGCCTACGGGGTGCGGGCCACGGACTCGCGGTGGAACCGGGACCCCCAGTACCGGGACGACCCCTGCAAGCAGTGCAAGAAACGATACGAGCGGGGCGACGTCTCCCTCTGCCGCTGGCACCCGAAACCTTATCACCACGACTTGCCTTACGGACGCTCCTATTGGATGTGCTGCCGGCGGAAAGACCGGGACACCCCGGGATGCTGCGTCGGTCTCCATGACAACAACTGGGTGCAGCCCAGCGACACACTCAAGAAGGAGGAGGGGAGGTAA